A stretch of DNA from Sander lucioperca isolate FBNREF2018 chromosome 8, SLUC_FBN_1.2, whole genome shotgun sequence:
CCTTTATTATTGtttagcattttattttttgaggTTTTTACATATGACAGAAACtgagaaaatatttaaaatgtttgatttttttaatggagTTTGGTGTGAAGTTCTTAGATATAGTTGGAAGTTAGGTATTAGCATTTGAGACCGTTTAAGAGCTGATTCTTACTATTTAATAAGCTCTTACAGTATTAACTAATTAATAGTTTTAGTaatgtagtagtgtgtgtgtctgtgcgtcttgCTTTTATCATTTATAATAGTTTTagtaaaaacaatgtttttttggtcaaataaaatcaacatttaGAGACGTCATCTACAACTAATcgacgcacagacagacacacacacacacagacacacatacatacacacacacacacatacagactgaGAATGAGAATAATCTTAAAGTTAAGGTAATACCTGTCAGATTGatataaaagtgtgtttttccTTCTTCCGTTAAGCAGGCGGTGATGTCACACAGACCCCTGTCTCCAGGGCAGTTACCATGGAGACGGACGCCGACAGAAACGGTGATGTCAGCGGCCCCAAACCTGAGCCGCCGGCCGCTGTGACGTCAGAAACAAGcgctcctccccccccctccgaTGCCTGGGTGACATCACAGCTGCTGGCTCCGCCCCCGGCGTGTCACAGTCAGCTGATCATCGTGGAGCAGCGAGGTCAGGTGCTGCCCGCCGACCGCCACGTGGTGAGGCGCCTTCTTACatccagatgtgtgtgtgtgtgtgtgtgtgtgtgtgtctgtctgtctgtctgtctgtctgtctgtctgtctgtctgtgtgtgtctgtgtctgtgtctgtgtgtgtgtgtgtgtgtgtgtgtgtctcagatcAGTTTGAGgattattttctttaatcaGAGTTTTTTTCTGTGTCAGGTGATCGTGACGGGCCAATCAGAGGACAGAGAAGTGTTTGTCATCCCGTCCAATCAGCTGGCCGTGATCTCCGGGAGCCCAGCAGGTATTCTGATTGGAGGGGGGACCGAGAgcgtcttttgttgctataacaatACATAGACATATAATACAACAGCTACTGCCAAGAATGCTATTAGCAGTggtgctaatgctaacgttagataaaacaaagctaGTCATGTCGTAGAACTCCTAAAAAGAGCTCAACGTCAACGTAGGGCATTTTTCTCACAAAACTTCAACTTCTTTCTGCAGAAAAAAACGTTAGCGGTGGCGTAAAAAAAAGTGCTCACGACTTCTTTGTGTGAACGTATTCTAACGCTAtatatgtgcgtgcgtgcgtgtatgcatgcatgtgtgtgtgcgtgcgtatgtgtgtgtgtgtttgtgtctgtctgtgtgtgtgtgtgtgtgtgtgtgtgtgcatgtatgtgtgcatgtgtctatgtgtctctgtgtgtgtgtgtgtgtgtgtgtgtgtgcgtgcatgtgtctgtgtgtgtgcgtgcatgtgtgcgtgtgtctctgtgtatgcgtatgtgtgtgtgtgtgtgtgtgtgtgtgtgtgtgtgtgtgtgtgtaggtcctGTTGATCCTGACAGCAGCAGACGACCTCCCAGAGAACAGTCAGCAGCCGGCAGGTTGTTTCCCACAATCCACTCTGTTCCTAATTGATTCATTAAGGCTCTCGTCAGCTCAGTGTGTTAATGTGGATGTCTGTTTCAGCTGTCTGGATGTTTCTGCTCAGATGAAGTCTGTCTCCGGCGTTCCCAGCTGGGCTCTGAGACTCCGTAATGTTCAGGTCAgtctgaatatatatatatatatatatatatatatatatatatatatacacacacacagtggggagaacaagtatttgatagactgctgattttgcaggttttcctacttacaaagcatgtagaggtctgtaatttttatcaAAGGTACTCTTCAACTGAGAgacggaatctaaaacaaaaatccagaaaatcacactgtatgatttttaagtaattaattacatttacataacatcagaaaagcagaacttaATATTTGCTACAGAAACCTTTGTTTGCAGTTCCAGAGATCATATGTTTCCTGTAGTTcttgaccaggtttgcacacactgcagcagggattttggccccctcctccatacagaccttctccagatccttcaggtttcggggctttcagctccctccaaagatgttctattgggttcaggtctggaggctggctaggccactccaggaccttgaGATGCTTCTTACGGAGCCACTCCTTAGTTGCCCTGGCTGTGTGTGGGTCGTTGTCATGCTGGAAGACCTTCCTCCCTTTCTTCCTATCTTAACACCTtccttccttttcctctgtctcttccttccttccagtTGTCAGTCTGGTTTAACCGTCCTACAGTGAAACTAAATCACATCACAGATCATTCAGACATCTGTTATATAACCCTGAcccgtcttcttcttcttcttcctgtgtgCAGAAGTTGGGCGATTCGTTCCGGGGTTTCTGCAGCTCTGAGTCCGAGCTGGAGGCCATCTTGTGTCTCCATAAGCAGCAGACCGGCTGTGTCTTCGGGACGCGTCAGTCTCCGTCTGTGGACAAACCGGCCACCAGATTAATGTGGAAGTCTCAGTACGTTCCCTACGACGGCATCCCCTTCATCAACACaggtcggtgtgtgtgtgtgtgtgtgtgtgtgtgtgtgtgtgtgtgtgtgtgtctgtatctgtctgtgtgtgtaactctATGAAGAGCACAAGGGAAAGAAAGATGAACAGAGGTGACGTAAAGAAAACGAGAGAAAGAAGAGGGTTTAGAGGTTTAGAGGTAGGTGTGTGCTGAATAGGTGAAAGTGTTGATCTGTGCCGACTGGGTTTCAGGCAGCAGAGCGATCGTGATGGAGTGTCAGTTCGGACCTCGGAGGAAAGGCCTGCAGCCCCCCCGGAGCTCTGAACTCTCTGCACATGGCCCGTACAGAGCCACCTGTCCCGCCAGGTATGCTACGCGCTCACTTACCACTGCACACGGCCCGTACGGAGCCACCTGTCCCGCCAGGTAGGCTACACGCTCACCTActagtctgtctgtttgtctgtctgtctgtctatctatctacctacctacctacctatctatttatttctttgtttatttatttctgtctgtctttcaggATCTACATTAAGAAGGTGCGTAAGTTCCCAGAGTTCCGAGTTCCCGTGGAGCCGTCGGCCGACAGGAAGACGGTGAGACAGGAGCAGGAGAAATCCTTTCAGAGTCTGAAGACCCAGAACCAGAACCTGGAGACAGGGGGAGTcctcaggtacacacacacacacacacacacacacacacacacacacacacacacacctgcagcccAGGGAAGCTGCCTTCAAGAGAGATGTATAAACCATTTGAGAGAGAACAggaactgtgaaatataaagtttaCTTGTGCTGTATTCAGGGGGTTAAAGAagacaacaggacgtcacaccccccccccctccctttggACTACACTGTGTGTAGTCTATTTTATGCAAATGCTGAGCGATGCGACAAAGCGACAGCCAATCGGACTGAAGGCAGCATGAAGGCAGCGTGACGTATGAACGTTGGTTGCTCGAGTCGAAGAAAATCATTTAAGATGGCGgaaacgcttcaggacatcgtatttctgtatatatatctcatatattttgttaccCCTATCGAGAAATACacacttttaaatccaaaaacatagTTCTTGTGACTagacaatacctctgaagtgaTCTTGCAGATACTAGACAATAGCCATagtcagtatactgtatataaactggaccagcaggtcccgtgtctctggacggagaccagtgaagtctctttcccggtgatggctgagcgttactgagcagcctccaactgagcttgaagacgtagatgtgacgtgagcaacctgtctgaaagttggaagtcttctggtagctgtgccaagagaaatctcaatcattcccaatctagcagagacggagagcgtaggtatatgttagggctgggcgatatggcctaaaaataaaatctccgattttattttttttaattcgatTTACGATTTTTTTCCGATTTTCCCCCCTACTTATTAAGGAAAGCAATAAGTACAAACGGCAGACAACTTAAAGCAaattttgcttttatttaatcaaaagCAAGACAAATGTAACCCCCATTTCTGGgatgaataataaataaatgaacaccCTCTTGGACTCAAAGTCCCAGCTGTGTTTTAAGTCACAACTCTGTCTAGACTAAAAGGAGACAAACATTCACCTTGAGAGTAGCACCATTTTCTAAAGCATTAACAATACATTCAAATCTGAGGAAAACTAGACAGTGACATTTTTCATTGTATCTAGCCCAAACAATGCAATAACATACAGGGATACATGGCATGAACATGCACTGCATCTTACtcttagcagaattacatttttcaaaccaaaaacagaacaaatactCTGTCTTTAATTGCACTTTGCATAGAATTTTAAATAACAACATAAAGAGGCAACACCTCTGTCTTGGGTAAAATactaatgtaaacaaagatTTAGCAGAGTacaaaatgtgcaaaataaataatacatcaaCTCCAACTGAAATTGTTAAAGTGCAaactttgctttaaaaaaataaactgtgcCATTTGTGTCCCTGAATGTATGAACAGGAAAGAAAAATCACATTTTGGTTGAGGTCCAGAACATGAGATATGTGCTTAAGTTGCTGTcaataacatttaaacatttttggcaAGGAAAATCAGCCTGTCCACTGCTTCTGGCTTGAGGCAAGCTCTGCTGCATGTGACAACTCCTCCCCCCACACTGAAAAGCCTCTCAGATGGGGCACTTGTTGCAGGGATACTGAGgtatttcttggccaggtgaCTGAGCCTTGAGAAGTTGGATTTGTTgctcttccaccactgcagtgGATCAATGTCAGGGTCTGCCTCTGGCAAGAGCAGATAGGTTGCCAGTTCAGTCTCTATTTTAGCTTCTTCCGACTGGTCAGAAGTTGGCACAACACTCTTCTTGAAGAAGGTTGCTAAGGTCTTTTTCCTCTTGGGGTCTGGCTGAGGCCTTGCCTCTTCCTGGTCCACCTGCACAACTGGACCAGGCTGTGGTGTGCTTTTGTCAGCGGGGAAAGACAGAAGTTCACTGACAGCTCTTCTTTTGACATGCTCCACCTTGTCTGGGTCGATGTAGGATGTCCGGAACCTTGGATCCATCAGAGAGGCCATGTCCAAGAGCTCATCCTTGACAGGATCACTGTATTTGTCAACAAGGTATCCCAGTATGttcctttttattgttttggtaaGCTCCGTGTCGTTGTCCTCAGGCTGCAAAAGACTGGTTTTGAACAGATGGATAACAGGCTTGATGTATGAGACACTGACATACATTTCCCCTGATAGCGCAACCGTAAAGTCTTGGAGTGCTTTAACCGCCTTGTTTACTGACTCCAAAACCTCGATGTCTTGCCAAGAGGGCACAAGATGGCGGCTTTTAACATCAGACCCCAGGACACGGGCTATAGCCTTCTCCTGTTCCAGGAATCGCTCTATCATCTTTTGGCGGGAGCCCCATCTGGTTGGGGATTCTGTTGTTAGCTGATGAGGGGGAAGGCCAAGCTCTGACTGAGCTACACCCAgctctcttcttttcttccaACTGTAGGAAAAAGCAGCGACTATCTTCTTGCAAACTCCAATGGCACGATCTATGCGGGGATCCTTAACACCATTCTCTGTATGATAAAgaataaaacacaaagacatacaTCACTATTGGGGACTTTAATAAATATCAGTCTACATTAGGGCTGTCACGATATGATATCGTGATTATCACATCCAaaataaaagtttgttttttagtgGACACGCCATATTGAAACATTCTtgcagagtttgtttttttttggctaggcctaattaaaaaaaaaaaatcacgtacAACACTTAAACTTTTTAAACGGTGGATGAACCGCAGTCAGGTAGTCAGACACTCGTCTTTTCGTAGTCGAGTCAGCTTGACTAAATGTTGGGTTGGCTGACTGAAAAAAGAAGAACTCCTCTAGCACTGCATGTTTGGATGAGGATAATATGTGCTCTGTCAAAattgaatattttattttacttattgttAGACTTACCAATAGCGTTGTGTAGTTTGTGTCCAAAGCACTGGAGGTTTGGCCATCCGTTCACTCTCAGGGCTTTAATCATGTTGGTGCCGCTGTCAGTTGTCATGCAGCATAGACGATTCTCAGACAGGTTCCAGCAGTCGAGAGCGTCTCTCAGTCCCTTGGCAACAAGTTCACCGGTGTGGTCCTCGGGAAAGTATGACGTTTGGAGGGAAATACTCCGCAAATCCCACGCATTGTCAATGAAATGCACCGTTAAACTCATATAAGGTTGCATAGTCCGACTGGACCACATGTCGGTTGTTGCCGAATAAAAGGACAGCTCCTCCAGTTCTCTGCTGACTTTCTTTCGTGTGTTGTTGTACAGCTGGGGCAAGGCGACTTCACTGAAGTACTTGCGGCTGGGTAGCTCATATCTGGGGTCTAAGGTTTTAATCAAATTAATAAACCCCGTCTTCTCCACGGTATATATGGGTACCATGTCTTTGGCTATGTGCAAAGTGACCGCTTCGGTGATTGTTCTCCACCGTGCCCCTTTCCTGTCATATGCGGTGCCTTGTTCAAAGGATTCGGCTACAGTTAGCTGTTTTTTAGCTAAGGTTTGTTGGTCACTGCGGTTTTGT
This window harbors:
- the carf gene encoding calcium-responsive transcription factor isoform X3 encodes the protein METDADRNGDVSGPKPEPPAAVTSETSAPPPPSDAWVTSQLLAPPPACHSQLIIVEQRGQVLPADRHVVIVTGQSEDREVFVIPSNQLAVISGSPAGPVDPDSSRRPPREQSAAGSLDVSAQMKSVSGVPSWALRLRNVQKLGDSFRGFCSSESELEAILCLHKQQTGCVFGTRQSPSVDKPATRLMWKSQYVPYDGIPFINTGSRAIVMECQFGPRRKGLQPPRSSELSAHGPYRATCPARYATRSLTTAHGPYGATCPARIYIKKVRKFPEFRVPVEPSADRKTVRQEQEKSFQSLKTQNQNLETGGVLRFYLQLPTERAHLYHTVDTPPIPPPPPDLPPPPPTQPEEEEEEDEEEQDGAVPSRLHPRVAEKIRQLVAAGHHQVYSVRKQLRRFVEKELFKCDGLPERHNLRYFPTVNDIKNHIHESQKALGLTAATAEWTEDRTDPLMETVTLTLTPAAEAVDGGDSLSPDAVQLFTSLSSLQPRIFAQLQGIVPPAVSTASLPQTPAEKQLLLQNGENGENGERGKRGENGENGERGEGGENGENGERGKRGENGENGERGEKGENILVQMISSPDNPEHALLDVNVVHMEEGEEEEEEEEEEEEEQMKRRTR
- the carf gene encoding calcium-responsive transcription factor isoform X1, whose product is METDADRNGDVSGPKPEPPAAVTSETSAPPPPSDAWVTSQLLAPPPACHSQLIIVEQRGQVLPADRHVVIVTGQSEDREVFVIPSNQLAVISGSPAGPVDPDSSRRPPREQSAAGSCLDVSAQMKSVSGVPSWALRLRNVQKLGDSFRGFCSSESELEAILCLHKQQTGCVFGTRQSPSVDKPATRLMWKSQYVPYDGIPFINTGSRAIVMECQFGPRRKGLQPPRSSELSAHGPYRATCPARYATRSLTTAHGPYGATCPARIYIKKVRKFPEFRVPVEPSADRKTVRQEQEKSFQSLKTQNQNLETGGVLRFYLQLPTERAHLYHTVDTPPIPPPPPDLPPPPPTQPEEEEEEDEEEQDGAVPSRLHPRVAEKIRQLVAAGHHQVYSVRKQLRRFVEKELFKCDGLPERHNLRYFPTVNDIKNHIHESQKALGLTAATAEWTEDRTDPLMETVTLTLTPAAEAVDGGDSLSPDAVQLFTSLSSLQPRIFAQLQGIVPPAVSTASLPQTPAEKQLLLQNGENGENGERGKRGENGENGERGEGGENGENGERGKRGENGENGERGEKGENILVQMISSPDNPEHALLDVNVVHMEEGEEEEEEEEEEEEEQMKRRTR
- the carf gene encoding calcium-responsive transcription factor isoform X2, whose amino-acid sequence is METDADRNGDVSGPKPEPPAAVTSETSAPPPPSDAWVTSQLLAPPPACHSQLIIVEQRGQVLPADRHVVIVTGQSEDREVFVIPSNQLAVISGSPAGPVDPDSSRRPPREQSAAGSCLDVSAQMKSVSGVPSWALRLRNVQKLGDSFRGFCSSESELEAILCLHKQQTGCVFGTRQSPSVDKPATRLMWKSQYVPYDGIPFINTGSRAIVMECQFGPRRKGLQPPRSSELSAHGPYRATCPARYATRSLTTAHGPYGATCPARIYIKKVRKFPEFRVPVEPSADRKTVRQEQEKSFQSLKTQNQNLETGGVLRFYLQLPTERAHLYHTVDTPPIPPPPPDLPPPPPTQPEEEEEEDEEEQDGAVPSRLHPRVAEKIRQLVAAGHHQVYSVRKQLRRFVEKELFKCDGLPERHNLRYFPTVNDIKNHIHESQKALGLTAATEWTEDRTDPLMETVTLTLTPAAEAVDGGDSLSPDAVQLFTSLSSLQPRIFAQLQGIVPPAVSTASLPQTPAEKQLLLQNGENGENGERGKRGENGENGERGEGGENGENGERGKRGENGENGERGEKGENILVQMISSPDNPEHALLDVNVVHMEEGEEEEEEEEEEEEEQMKRRTR